The genomic window GCCATCAAATGTATATCCATCGGTGCTAACCTCACCAACTACCTTTGCGCCAGCTTTTACGACCTCATCATAGAGCTTTGCCATGCCGTTACAGTACTCATCAGAGTAGCTCTCGCTATCGCCCATACCAAAAACAGCAACCGTTTTGCCGTTTAAATTTAACGCTTTAAAGTTAAACGCATCCCAGTCATCTTGAAGATCACCACTGCCCCAGGTTGATGTACCAAGGATGAGCTTATCAAAACTATTTAGCTTCGCTGCATCTACGTCAGCAACGTTTAAAAGCTCATTTTCAAGGCCTAGACCCTCACTTATAAGTTTCGCTGCATCTTCGGTATTTCCCATGCTGCTTCCATAAACTATACCTATCATTTTTATCCTTTTTAAAAAATTTTACTAATAATCGTATAAGGCACAAGCTTAATCAAACCTCTCGCATAACAGTGCCTAACCTCAACGTGTCGCCTAAATTCCTCATTTCTAGGAAAAACGATATAAACCATCTCGCACTCTTGCCCAAGCACACCGACAGCTCTATCTATATCGTCGTTTAAATTTCTCATATCATCAAAGCTCACTTTTTTAAAGCTTGGCATGACACTGAGTAAATTTTTACCATCTTTTTTGACTGAGATGACACCACCATTTAGCACGACCTCTTTATCTTGATGGCGGAGGCGTATTTTATCATAAACAAATTGACAAAACATCTGTGCCGCATCGATACAAAACTCAAATTTTCCACTTGCATAAAGCATTTTTATCATCTTTGCAGTCGCCATTTTCGGCTCTTTTGCTATAAATTTTATCTTTGAAAAGTTGCCTTTTAAATAAGCATTTATGATGATATTTGATGGAATACAAAAGCGATCTGCTGGCTTAAAATTTAGATATTTTTCACGAAGTAGGAAATTTATCCTAGCTTCAAAAATTTCTTTGAAATTTAGAAATTTAGCGTAAGAAAGTGGTATTTTTAGCTCACTTTCTACGCCAGAATTATAAAGTGCAATAAAAATTTTTGCACGCGAAAGCCTATCAAGCTTTGCAAAAATATTTGGAGTTATTTCGCCAATATCTGATAAAAGCCCGAATCTCATTGATTATTCTTTGCATCCAAATTCCTTATCTAGCCCAAAGACCTTGCAATACTCGCAAAATACGCAACTAACGCTTCTTTTTGCACAAACAATTGGAATATTTCTCTTTTTTGCTTGAGTTTTAATAGTCTTCATCGTGTTGTGGTTTAAAAAACTAGTTAGCATCACCACACACTCGGTATCTTGAGGGATTGGCTTGCGATTTACGCGGTTTTCATTTCTAGCATCCCAGTGTTCTATCTTCTCAGCTCCCAAATCATGTAAAACTGCCTTGATAGGCGTTATCTCATCTGCACCGATAACTAAAACTGACATAATAAGCTCCTAAAATTTATTCATTTTCTGATAATGATTATAAGGAAGCTTAACTAAAATTTTTCTTAGTTATGATATTTATTATCACTTATATGTAGAAATTTGTAACGTTTTACTTAGATATTTAAACATCTAAACTCTTTTAATCTTAGATACCGTAAACAAAAATATGATAAGTCCGCTTGCGGCGAAAAAACTACCGACATTCCCGATATTTTGCTCGCCTAAATAAACTATCGTTTGATGCCCTATTAACGCCCCTGCTCCGATACCTATGTTATAAATAGCCGAAAATATCGCCATTGCAGCGTCAGTAGCGTTTGAGGCTAAATTTAGCACTTTTATTTGAAAACTCATATTTACACCAGCTATGCCAAGTCCCCAAACAAAGGCTAAGACTAGCATTAAAACTTCATTTTTAGAAATAAAATTTAACACAAGCAAGCAACATAAAATAAGCATGATAGAAATTGCAGAAAATGCATTTGGAATAAGCTTATAAAATTTAGAGAAAAGCAGGCTTGCAACTACACCAGCAACGCCAAATATAAGCAAGAATATTGTGATAAATTTTCCATCAAAGTCACTGATATCTTTTGCAAATGGCTCAATGTAGCTATAGGTGCTAAAATGCGCGCTTATGATAATTGCAGTTAGTAAAAATATAACCATTAAAAGGCCATTTCTTGCAAGCTCTGGCAAGCTTTTAAGCGAGCCTGAGTTTTTACTTGGCAGAAGTGGCAAAATTTTATATAGCCAAACTCCAACACCAACAGCAAAAATTCCGATCAGTCCAAAGGTCACACGCCAACCAAGTGCATCACCTAAAATTCTTCCAAGTGGTAGACCAAGTATCATCGCTAGCGATGTGCCAAGAGCTAGCAATCCAAGAGCTTGCGAGCTTTTATTTATCGGTGCTAGCCTAACAGCAAGTGAAGCAGTGATAGCCCAAAAAATGGCATGGGCAATAGCTATCATCAACCGAGCAATAATTAAAATTTTAAAATTCCAAGCAAAGGCACAAAGAGTATGAGCTACAACAAATACGATAAAAACCTTTAAAAGAAGAGATCTTCGCTCCAAATTTGCAGTCAAAAGCATAAGCGGTAAAGAGAGTATAGTGACGCTCCACGCATAAATCGTGATGATAAGACCGGTATCGGCCGTGCTCATGTCAAAGTCTTTTGCAATATCACTTAAAAGTGGCACTGGAACAAACTCAGTAGTGTTAAATATAAAAGCACAAAAAGCAAGAGCTATAACCCTTAAATAGGCTACCCTATAAACACTTATCAAATTTTATCCTTAAATTTTTTCATTACGGTAATGGAATTTTACTTAAAGTTAGTAATTCAAAAGGCAAAATCCTCAGAATTTATTAATGACATAGATTAATAGTAGATTTTGGAAACTATCTCTATAATAAAAGATTTTTAAAAATCGTAAGAAAATTTAAGGCGGAAAAATGGCTAAAATAATGAAAACTATGGACGGAAACGAGGCTGCGGCGCACGCGGCTTACGCATTTACGGAGGTTGCGGGCATCTACCCGATCACTCCTAGCTCGCCGATGGCTGATTACACCGATATGTGGGCGGCTCAGGGCAAGAAAAATTTATTCGGCATGCCGGTTAAAGTCGTCGAAATGCAAAGCGAGGGCGGAGCCGCGGGTACCGTGCACGGCTCGCTGCAGGTAGGCGCGCTAACTACGACTTACACGGCTTCGCAAGGCCTTTTGCTAAAAATCCCAAATATGTACAAAATCGCAGGCCAGCTACTACCAGGCGTCATCCATGTGAGCGCGCGCTCTATCGCGGCCCAGGCGCTTTCAATCTTTGGCGATCATCAGGATATTTATGCCTGTCGCCAGACGGGATTTGCTATGCTGGCAAGCGGCTCCGTGCAAGAGGTCATGGATATCGCCGGCGTCGCACATCTAGCGGCGATCAAGGGTCGCGTACCGTTTTTGCATTTTTTTGACGGATTTCGCACGAGCCACGAGATACAAAAGATCGAGGTGCTTGACTACACGCACTTTGATAGGCTTCTTGACCGCGAGGCGCTGCAAAAATTTAGAGACGAGGCGCTAAGCCCCGAAAGCCCGAAAACTCGCGGTACGGCGCAAAACGACGATATCTACTTCCAGACGCGCGAGCTAGCTAACCGCTACTACGACGCGGTGCCTGATATCGTGGCGGAGTATCTAAAAGAAATTTCAAAAATCACGGGACGAGATTATAAGCCGTTTAATTATTACGGCGATCCGCACGCTACGCGCATCGTGGTCGCGATGGGCTCTGTTACGCAAACTCTCGAAGAAGTCGTCGATCACCTGCGCGCAAAGGGCGAAAAAGTAGGCGTGCTAAAAGTGCATCTATACCGCCCGTTTAGCCTAAAATATCTCTTTGACGCGATGCCTGAGACGGTAGAAAAGATCGCCGTACTAGACCGCACGAAAGAGCCGGGAAGCCTAGGCGAACCGCTATATCTGGACGTCAAGGCGGCATTTTACGGACGCAAAAATCAGCCCGTGATCGTGGGCGGCCGCTACGGCCTAAGCTCAAAGGACGTCGATCCTGCGCAAATGCTAGCCGTCTTTGAAAATCTAAATTTAAGCGAGCCTAAAAACGGCTTTACCGTCGGTATCGAGGACGACGTGACCTTTACATCGCTAAAAGTCGGCGAGAAAATTTCGCTAAGCGACGCAAGCGTGAAAGAGTGCCTATTTTACGGTCTTGGCGCGGACGGCACGGTGGGGGCGAATAAAAACTCAATCAAAATCATCGGCGATAAAACCGAGCTTTACGCGCAGGCGTATTTTGCCTACGATAGCAAAAAATCAGGCGGCTATACGCGCTCGCATCTGCGCTTCGGTAAAAACCCGATCCGCTCGACCTACCTCGTCTCAAATCCGCACTTCGTAGCCTGCTCGGTCGCGGCATATCTTGAAATTTACGACGTTATAGACGGTATCCGCGAGGGCGGGACGTTCCTGCTAAACTCGATCTGGGGCGCCGAGCAGACGGTCGCTAAACTGCCGAATAAAGTAAAGAAAATTTTAGCCGCTAAAAAGGTAAATTTCTACATCATCAACGCCACTAAGCTAGCTCGCGAGATCGGACTAAAAAACCGCACGAACACCATCATGCAGTCGGCATTTTTTAAACTCGCAGACATCATACCGTTTGCCGATGCGCAAAAATACATGAAAGAGTACGCGCACAAAGCCTATGCCAAAAAGGGCGAAGCGATCGTAGAGATGAACTACAAGGCCATAGATATGGGCGCGGACGGACTGGTTAAAGTCGAGGTCGATCCTAGCTGGCTAAATTTGACGGATGACGCGAGCGCAGAGGAAAAATACGTCGGCGACGAATTTATAGAAAAAATCGTCAAGCCTATCAACGCAGCTAGGGGCGACAGCTTGCCTGTTTCGGCGTTTGTGGGCTTTGAAGACGGACACTTTAAATCAGGCACTACGGCATACGAAAAACGCGGCATCGGCGTAATGGTGCCTAAGTGGATCGAGGAAAATTGTATCCAGTGTAACCAGTGCGCCTTCGTCTGCCCGCATGCGGTCATCAGGCCGTTTCTAATCGACGAAAACGAGCTCGCCGCCGCGCCGCAAACGGTGCAAGATCACGTCCTAGACGCCAAAGGCAAAGAGGTAAAAGGGCTAAAATATAAAATCCAGGTGAGCCCTCTAGACTGCACCGGCTGCGAGCTGTGCGCTCAAATTTGCCCGAGCAAGGAAAAATCGCTCGTCATGGTGCCGCTAGCCGAGGAGATGGACAAAAACGAGCAGGAAAACGCCGATTATCTATTTAAAAAAGTAACCTACAAAGACGACCTGATGAGCAAAGATAGCGTCAAGGGCGTGGGTTTTGCGCAGCCGTTGTTTGAGTTTCACGGTGCGTGCCCGGGTTGCGGCGAGACGCCTTATATCGGGCTTGTGACGAGGCTATTCGGCGACCGTATGATAGTGGCAAATGCCACCGGATGTAGCTCGATCTACGGCGGTAGCGCGCCTTCGACGCCTTATACGACGAACAAAGAGGGCAAAGGCGTAGCGTGGGCAAATTCGCTATTTGAAGATAATGCGGAATTTGGTATGGGTATGAACGT from Campylobacter concisus includes these protein-coding regions:
- the fldA gene encoding flavodoxin FldA yields the protein MIGIVYGSSMGNTEDAAKLISEGLGLENELLNVADVDAAKLNSFDKLILGTSTWGSGDLQDDWDAFNFKALNLNGKTVAVFGMGDSESYSDEYCNGMAKLYDEVVKAGAKVVGEVSTDGYTFDGSDAVRNGKFVGLALDADNQSDKTEGRISAWIEQIKPHFA
- a CDS encoding UDP-N-acetylmuramate--alanine ligase, with translation MRFGLLSDIGEITPNIFAKLDRLSRAKIFIALYNSGVESELKIPLSYAKFLNFKEIFEARINFLLREKYLNFKPADRFCIPSNIIINAYLKGNFSKIKFIAKEPKMATAKMIKMLYASGKFEFCIDAAQMFCQFVYDKIRLRHQDKEVVLNGGVISVKKDGKNLLSVMPSFKKVSFDDMRNLNDDIDRAVGVLGQECEMVYIVFPRNEEFRRHVEVRHCYARGLIKLVPYTIISKIF
- a CDS encoding DUF2325 domain-containing protein; the encoded protein is MSVLVIGADEITPIKAVLHDLGAEKIEHWDARNENRVNRKPIPQDTECVVMLTSFLNHNTMKTIKTQAKKRNIPIVCAKRSVSCVFCEYCKVFGLDKEFGCKE
- a CDS encoding sugar transporter; the encoded protein is MISVYRVAYLRVIALAFCAFIFNTTEFVPVPLLSDIAKDFDMSTADTGLIITIYAWSVTILSLPLMLLTANLERRSLLLKVFIVFVVAHTLCAFAWNFKILIIARLMIAIAHAIFWAITASLAVRLAPINKSSQALGLLALGTSLAMILGLPLGRILGDALGWRVTFGLIGIFAVGVGVWLYKILPLLPSKNSGSLKSLPELARNGLLMVIFLLTAIIISAHFSTYSYIEPFAKDISDFDGKFITIFLLIFGVAGVVASLLFSKFYKLIPNAFSAISIMLILCCLLVLNFISKNEVLMLVLAFVWGLGIAGVNMSFQIKVLNLASNATDAAMAIFSAIYNIGIGAGALIGHQTIVYLGEQNIGNVGSFFAASGLIIFLFTVSKIKRV
- the nifJ gene encoding pyruvate:ferredoxin (flavodoxin) oxidoreductase, coding for MAKIMKTMDGNEAAAHAAYAFTEVAGIYPITPSSPMADYTDMWAAQGKKNLFGMPVKVVEMQSEGGAAGTVHGSLQVGALTTTYTASQGLLLKIPNMYKIAGQLLPGVIHVSARSIAAQALSIFGDHQDIYACRQTGFAMLASGSVQEVMDIAGVAHLAAIKGRVPFLHFFDGFRTSHEIQKIEVLDYTHFDRLLDREALQKFRDEALSPESPKTRGTAQNDDIYFQTRELANRYYDAVPDIVAEYLKEISKITGRDYKPFNYYGDPHATRIVVAMGSVTQTLEEVVDHLRAKGEKVGVLKVHLYRPFSLKYLFDAMPETVEKIAVLDRTKEPGSLGEPLYLDVKAAFYGRKNQPVIVGGRYGLSSKDVDPAQMLAVFENLNLSEPKNGFTVGIEDDVTFTSLKVGEKISLSDASVKECLFYGLGADGTVGANKNSIKIIGDKTELYAQAYFAYDSKKSGGYTRSHLRFGKNPIRSTYLVSNPHFVACSVAAYLEIYDVIDGIREGGTFLLNSIWGAEQTVAKLPNKVKKILAAKKVNFYIINATKLAREIGLKNRTNTIMQSAFFKLADIIPFADAQKYMKEYAHKAYAKKGEAIVEMNYKAIDMGADGLVKVEVDPSWLNLTDDASAEEKYVGDEFIEKIVKPINAARGDSLPVSAFVGFEDGHFKSGTTAYEKRGIGVMVPKWIEENCIQCNQCAFVCPHAVIRPFLIDENELAAAPQTVQDHVLDAKGKEVKGLKYKIQVSPLDCTGCELCAQICPSKEKSLVMVPLAEEMDKNEQENADYLFKKVTYKDDLMSKDSVKGVGFAQPLFEFHGACPGCGETPYIGLVTRLFGDRMIVANATGCSSIYGGSAPSTPYTTNKEGKGVAWANSLFEDNAEFGMGMNVAVETLRHRIEDVMLRTKDAAPNALAALYSDWIAHKNDGEKTTQIAKILTPILEQNLSVDGVKEILELKRYLVKKSQWIIGGDGWAYDIGFGGLDHVLASGENVNVLVLDTEVYSNTGGQSSKSSRAGSIAQFTASGKP